Proteins encoded within one genomic window of bacterium:
- a CDS encoding site-specific DNA-methyltransferase, producing the protein MEKAEELMKPYYETELGKLYHGSCEDIIPELEPVDLCLTDPPYGTDFDYYSKGRGRCLAKQPDYGKQNWNKTRPDKTVFDLIQSISTHQIIFGGNLFTDYLPPSTSWIVWDKDNTGNFGDCELAWTSHKKSIRKIKWLWNGFLKESPEKRYHPTQKPVGLFMCIINRYSSSRNLILDPFLGSGTTAIACEALKRRWIGIEISEHFCRIAKERIEAERKQIKMF; encoded by the coding sequence ATGGAAAAAGCCGAGGAATTAATGAAGCCTTACTACGAGACTGAATTGGGGAAGCTGTATCATGGTTCATGCGAGGATATAATACCTGAACTTGAGCCTGTTGATCTTTGTCTCACAGATCCTCCCTATGGAACAGACTTTGATTATTATTCTAAGGGTCGTGGTAGGTGTTTAGCTAAGCAACCCGATTATGGTAAACAGAACTGGAATAAAACAAGACCGGATAAAACAGTCTTCGATTTAATACAGTCAATATCAACTCATCAAATAATTTTTGGGGGTAATCTGTTTACTGACTATTTACCGCCTTCGACAAGCTGGATTGTATGGGACAAAGATAATACTGGCAACTTCGGGGATTGCGAGCTTGCTTGGACATCTCATAAAAAATCTATCAGAAAAATCAAATGGTTATGGAATGGATTTTTAAAAGAATCTCCAGAAAAAAGATACCATCCAACACAAAAGCCCGTCGGTTTGTTTATGTGTATTATTAATAGATATTCAAGCAGTCGAAATTTAATTCTCGACCCGTTTCTTGGTTCGGGCACAACTGCAATAGCTTGTGAGGCATTAAAACGACGCTGGATTGGGATTGAAATTTCGGAGCATTTTTGCCGTATTGCAAAAGAACGTATTGAAGCAGAACGCAAACAAATTAAAATGTTTTAA
- a CDS encoding transposase: MIRKSTISLKFANTGKLEKVKEIAEEYQSVVNLFIDSLWEQRQFSGNFVKDTTVESWLSARLRQAAAKQALSIVKSQRKKKKKTKPVLNRVVMELDSRFVDIKQAVNSFDIWIKLSSIGNKITINLPSQKHFHFNHFIEAGWIIKKSIRLRITENGYFVDIFFEKPAPPIKTSGGQKAIDIGYKKLIVSSDGEFIGDNVIYEKIARKKQGSKAFKRALIERNELVNVSCKALDLDNVKELFAEDLKNVKHKTKGKICKKFNNKLQRWTYRGVLDKLSMLCEETGVIFKKVPSQYTSQRCSQCGRICKSNRRGETYKCSCGLLMDSDLNASKNILFVGAYGLDALQPVL; this comes from the coding sequence ATGATAAGAAAATCGACAATAAGCCTTAAATTTGCGAATACTGGCAAGCTTGAGAAGGTCAAAGAGATAGCCGAGGAATATCAAAGCGTTGTCAACCTGTTTATAGACAGCCTTTGGGAGCAAAGGCAATTCTCTGGCAATTTTGTCAAGGATACTACAGTTGAAAGCTGGTTATCGGCCAGGCTAAGACAAGCTGCCGCAAAACAAGCTCTATCTATTGTTAAATCCCAGCGCAAGAAGAAAAAGAAAACCAAGCCAGTTCTTAATCGAGTTGTCATGGAGCTTGATTCACGCTTTGTTGATATTAAACAAGCTGTAAATAGCTTTGATATTTGGATTAAATTATCCTCAATAGGCAACAAAATCACAATCAACCTGCCTTCCCAAAAGCACTTCCATTTTAATCACTTTATAGAAGCCGGCTGGATCATCAAAAAATCTATTCGGCTTAGAATAACTGAAAATGGTTATTTCGTTGATATTTTCTTTGAAAAACCAGCTCCTCCAATAAAGACTTCTGGTGGCCAGAAAGCCATTGATATCGGTTATAAAAAGCTCATTGTTAGTTCTGATGGTGAGTTCATCGGGGATAATGTAATTTATGAAAAAATAGCACGCAAGAAGCAAGGCAGTAAGGCTTTTAAACGTGCCTTGATCGAGCGTAATGAATTGGTCAATGTCTCATGTAAAGCTTTAGATTTAGATAATGTCAAAGAGCTGTTTGCTGAAGACTTAAAAAATGTCAAACATAAGACTAAAGGCAAAATATGTAAGAAATTCAATAATAAGCTACAAAGATGGACTTATCGAGGTGTCCTTGATAAATTATCTATGCTGTGTGAAGAAACCGGAGTTATTTTTAAAAAAGTTCCTTCTCAATATACCAGCCAGCGTTGTAGCCAATGTGGGCGCATTTGTAAGTCAAACCGTCGTGGCGAAACTTACAAGTGCTCTTGTGGATTATTGATGGATAGCGATCTCAATGCATCCAAAAATATCCTATTCGTCGGTGCATATGGTCTCGACGCCTTACAGCCAGTTCTATGA
- a CDS encoding IS607 family transposase, translated as MKLSHWAKKQGITYRTAWEYFRTGKLPSAYKLPGGAIIIPESIGKKQDFIVTYARVSSSQNKDNLESQSKRLIGFCNAKGWTADLNLKEIGSGLNDKRKKLESVLLNGKATKIVVEHKDRLSRFGVRYLEILCSHINCEIIILNQTETDKQDLIQDFVSIITSFCAKIYGQRRSKRKTEQLIKELQDDKKIDNKP; from the coding sequence ATGAAATTATCACACTGGGCTAAAAAACAAGGCATTACTTATAGAACAGCATGGGAATATTTTAGAACCGGAAAGCTCCCTTCGGCTTATAAGTTACCAGGTGGGGCTATAATAATACCTGAATCCATTGGAAAAAAACAAGATTTTATTGTTACTTATGCCCGTGTTAGTTCCTCTCAAAACAAAGATAATCTTGAAAGCCAATCTAAAAGATTAATTGGTTTTTGCAATGCCAAAGGATGGACTGCAGACCTTAATCTAAAAGAGATAGGCTCAGGATTAAACGATAAACGGAAAAAACTTGAATCTGTCTTGCTTAATGGCAAGGCAACAAAAATAGTTGTTGAGCACAAAGATAGATTATCAAGGTTTGGTGTAAGATACCTTGAAATATTATGTTCTCATATTAATTGTGAAATAATAATTTTAAATCAAACTGAAACAGACAAACAAGATTTAATTCAAGACTTTGTTTCAATTATTACAAGTTTTTGTGCTAAAATTTATGGGCAACGCCGAAGCAAAAGAAAAACCGAACAATTAATTAAAGAGCTTCAAGATGATAAGAAAATCGACAATAAGCCTTAA